In Streptomyces sp. Li-HN-5-11, the sequence CTTGCCCGGGATGATCTGCACGACGTCGACCCCGGTGGCGGCGGCCTTGAAGAGGGTCTGGCGCAGTGCGACATCGATGTCGCGATTGTTGCGGAAGATCGGGTGCAGATCCAGCGTGAGCAGGGCAATCGCCTCCGATGCGTTTGGTCGTCGGCCGACGCCGGTTCTCGGTGGGCTCGTCGTACGGTCGTAGCGTACGTCGTCCTCCCGACACCCGTCCCCTCCGCGGACCCCGGACTTCGGTGGGCACGGCCGGAACCGGACGGGCGTGGCTGAACCCCTGGACGGCCCGCACCCGGCGCAGACCGCGGGTCAGTACGGAGGCGAAGTCGCCGGTGGTCGGAGTCCGGAAGGCGCCGAAGCCGAAAGCGGGCGCTGTCAACGTCCTGGTCAGGGTCCGTCACCCGGTCCGGCGGACCGCCGGTGAGGCCGTACGGCCCGGGGGAGGTGTCCCGTCACCCAAACCGTGGCCGTCCGCCCGCTCGGCCGTGCGGGCGATGTTGCGGGCCATGCCGCCGAAGAGGAGGGCGTGGAAGGGAGAGAGGCTCCACCAGCAGGTGTGGCCGAGCAGTCCGTGCGGGTGGAACAGGGCGCGCTGGCGATAGCGGGTGCGGCCCGTGTCGTCCACGCCGACGTACATTTCCAGCCAGGCCAGTCCGGGCAGCCGTATGTCCGCGCGCAGCCGGACCAGTCGGCCGGGCTCGATCTCCTCCACTCGCCAGAAGTCCACCGAGTCGCCCACCCGCAGCCGGTGCGCGTCCCGGCGTCCGCGGTGCGTTCCCACGCCGCCCACGAGCCGGTCGGCGATGCCCCGTACGGACCAGGCGAGGGGCGGGGGGTGCCGGCCGTTCTCCCCGCCGATGCCTTCGATCACCCGCCACAAGGCCTCGGGCGGGGCGTGGACCGGGCGTTCGCGCAGGTCGGTGTAGAGGCTGCCGCCCGCCCAGGCGGGATCGGTGGGCAGCGGGTCGCTGGGGGCACGGGCCGCGGAAACCGAGGACCAGCGTGTGGCGACCTCGGCCTCCCGCACACGCTTGAGCGCCAGACGCACCGCCTCGTCGAAGCCGATGGGGTGGCCGGGAGGGTCGGGGACGTAGCGGGTGATGTCGTTCTCCCGGCATACCACCTCGTGCCGCAGCGACTCCGTCAGCGGCCGGGCGATGGACGCGGGCACCGGGGTGACCAGGCCGACCCAGTGGCTGGACAGGCGGGGGGTGAGCACCGGCACGGGCAGGATCACACGCCGGGGAAGTCCGACGACCGCCGCGTAGCGCAGCATCATGTCCCGGTACGTCAGCACGTCAGGACCGCCGATGTCGAAGGCGCGGTTCACGTCCGCCGGCATCCGGGCGCTGCCCACCAGCAGGCGCAGTACATCCCGGACCGCTATCGGCTGGATGCGGGTGCGCACCCAGCTCGGCGTGACCATCACCGGCAGCCGCTCGGTCAGGTAGCGCAGCATCTCGAAGGACGCCGAGCCGGAGCCGATGATCACGGCGGCGCGCAGCACCGTCGTGGGGACCCCGCTCGCCAGCAGGATGCGTCCGACCTCGGACCTGGACCGCAGATGGGGGGAGAGCTCGCGCTCGGGCACCCCTGCCGGGGTCAGCCCGCCGAGGTAGACGATGCGGCGCACACCGGCGCCCGCGGCCTGCGTGCCGAAGACACGAGCGCCTGCACGGTCCGTGTCCTCGAAGCCGCGTCCGGTGCCGAGCGCATGCACCAGGTAGTAGGCCACGGCCACGCCCCGCATCGCCGCCCCGACGGAGGCGGGATCGGTCACGTCCCCGCGGACCACCTCCACCTCCCCGGCCCAGGGGCGGTCGCGCAGTTTGCCGGGGGAGCGGGCCAGGCAGCGCACCCGGTACCCGGCGGCGAGCAGCTCGGGCACGAGCCGCCCGCCGATGTAGCCGCCGGCCCCCGTCACCAGGCACAGCGGCCGGTCCGCTGAAGTCTCCATGGCCTCTCCTCATACCTGAGTGGCGCTCGGCCGTCGCGGCGCAGGCGGATACGGCCGGGCCGTGACCTGCGAGTACCCCGGCACGCGTGCAGGTGGAAACATCCGGCCGCCGTTCGCGTACCGGGACGCGCCCACCCTGTTCGCCACCGCCTCCCCGTCGTGGCTGTCGACGAAGCAGTGGTGGAACCAGTCCGTCACCGCGACCGGGCCCCGATCGCGGGTCGCCACTCGTCCAGGAAGGCGTACCCCACCACCGCGCGGCGGTGACAGCGGCACACGGAGGTGAGGGATGCCCGTGGGCGGGAAACCGGGGAGCATGGAGCTGAGCGGCGAACGCACCGGCATCGGACGGCCTTCCCGGGAGGGGTGGCGGCGCTACGGCGTGGCCGCGGCGGCGGTGACGGCCACCGCCGTCACCGGGGCCAGAGCCGTGGATGCGGACAGTGCCTGGTACGCCGCGCTGCGCAAGCCGTCCTGGCAGCCGCCGCCGTGGGCGTTCGGCGCGGTGTGGACGCCGCTGTACGCGTCGATCGCCTGGGCGGCCGGACATGCCCTCGGCAGGACGACGACACGCCGGGAGCGAACCGCGCTCGCCGCGAGCCTCGCGGTGAACCTGTCGCTGAACGCCGGCTGGAACTGGCTGTTCTTCGCGCGGCGCAGCCCGGTCGCGGGGCTTGCCGACACGCTGCTGCTGGACCTGAGCAACGCCGACCTGCTCCGCCGGACAGGGCGCACCGATCGTGCCGCCGCCCGGGCCCTGATCCCGTATGCCGCGTGGTGCGCGTTCGCCACCGCCCTGAACGCCTCGATCGCCCGCCGTAACACCTGACGCCTCCCGGGGCCTCGCCGAGCCGCCCCCGCGGTCGGTCCTGGACGCCGGATACGACACGGTCCCCGCCGGCGGCAGGCGCCCTGGCCGCGCCGGCGCCGGCCGCCGGGCCCTGGGCTGCGCCCGCCCGCACGGGGCAGCGGGCATTATTTTCCGGCCGTGCCGGGTTCCCCGCTGATGGACCTCTGGTAGACGCCCGCACAGCTCGCAGAAGTCGACGTAGCCGCTGACCGGTGCCTCCCGTACGGCGCGGCCCGCGACCGCCCGCCGCGTGGAGCTCGTGGATCTCGCCGGGGATGCGCTGGATGGAGTGGCCGGCGACGGTGCTGTGGTCGAAGACCAGCCAGACGCTGGTGCAGTCGTCCCGTACGACCGCCGTGCAGAGGTCCTCGACGAGCAGGGCCGGTGAGAAGCCTTCGGCTCAGGCCGCCCGGGCCTGTGGCTGCCGGCGATGCCGCCGGGCCGACGAACCCGGGCCCGTGGAACCCGACGCCCCCGCCGCGTCACGTGACGGCCCGACGCCCCCGCCGCGTCACGTGACGGCCCGGCGCGTCCCGCCACGGGACGGGACGTGCCGGGCAGTCGTTCACGGCGAGGGCGTCACGCGTCGGAAGGACCGAGGTCAGGCCTCCTCGACATCCGCGAAGAGGAGCCGCACACCGCCAGTCGCCAGCTCGAAGACCTTGGCGACGAACGCCGACGCCTCTTCGGTCGTCACGGCCCTGGAGGCCGCGTCGTAGTCGGTGAAGTACATGTCGAGGACGCGATAAGCCGGGGTCGCGCTGCCGTCCTCCTTCGGCCAGACCTTCGCGCTCTCGATCCGCTGGACTCCGGGGATCTTCTTCGCCAGCGCGATCTGCTCCTGGTGACCCGCCTCGAAGGCTTCGGGGGACTTCGGGTTCTCGTAGATTGCAGTGATCTTCGTCGGCACTATTCCTGCTCCTTGTCCGCTGCTGGGTCTTTTGCTACTGGGTCTTCCACTTGGCGTTGTCCGGAATCGATTTGTCGGGCACTCGGACCTGGATGATGGAGGGACTGTCCGAGTTCTTCAGAGCTCCCATCACGGCATCCGTCAGTTCTCCGTACGTGCCGACCTCCCACCCCCGGCAGCCGAACACCTCGGACAGCATGCTGTAGTTCCACCGGTGCAGGACGCACTGCTTGTAGAACGGTTTGTCGGCATGGAAAACCGACGCGTCGGCGAGCCACTGCTCGACGGCGTAGACGCCGTTGTCGATGACGAAGATGATGGGGTTGAGCCTGAAGCGGGTCTGCGTCGAGAGGCATTGGGCGGTCATCTGGAAGCCGCCGTCGCCCGTGAAGACCATCACCCTTTCGTCGGGCCTCTTCGCCAGGCAGACACCCGTCGCGGCCGACGCGCTGTAGCCGATCGACGAGTAGGACGACTGGACGATGAAACCACCCGGCCTCGGCACATCGAGCAGCAGGCTCCCGAAGTAGTTCATGCTCGCATCGCTGCTGACGATGGTGTTCCTGTCGATGTACTGCTGTATGAAGTTGTAGAAGCCCTGGTACGTGATCACGTCGCTCGGGCCCACGGTCGGTGCGCTGCGAGCCGGCCTCTCCGGCAGTTTCCTTGCCTTGGGTGTGATTTCCTGCGCCAGTATGCCGTCCAACAGGTGCTCCAACGCAACCTGTCCGCCGAAATACGTCCCGAACTTGACTGCGTCGAACGAAGCGAAAGCGGTCTTGTCGTAGTCCGGTTCCCAGCCCAGCGAGTTGATGTCCGTCAGCCACACGCCGAGGGCCAGTACGAAATCGGACGCCGTGGCCAGATCCGTAACGGCCTTCGATGACGCCTGGCCGTCGAGTACGCCGGCGAACAGTTCGTCATCCTCGGAGAGGACGGACTTGCTGAGGAGTTCCGTGACGAACGGGACGTTCAGCTGCTGGACCAGACGCATGGCCTTGTCCTGAAGGCCGAGCCGGTCGATCTCCACACCGAGCCAGACGAGCGGGTTCTCGGCGCGTTCGAGCTGCGCGGAGATCCGCTCCACCGACTGTTCCAGGCTGGTCCCGTCCGACAGGATCCTGGTCGGCTTCAGGGCGCCCCGCGGCGGCTCGCACTCCAGGTCGACCATGTCCTGGAGGAGCTCGATGTAGATCGGGCGTCGTTCGCTCATGCACCGGGTCAGTGCGTAGTCGATCAGCGTCGGCGCGATGTCGGGGCTGTCGACTCGTACGGCCGCGACGGTTATGTGCTCGAACGACTGGAGGTCCGTTTCACGTCCGCTGATGAAGTGATGCGCACTGAAGCCGGTCTGCTCGAAGGTGATGGTCTTCTTGATGCTCGGCGTGCCGTTGATCAGCACGAGCGGCACCTTCTCGACGTAGGCGCCGGCGACCGCGTTCACGGCACACAGTGCCCCTGCGGAGTAGGTGACACAGAGGGCTCCGACACCCTTCAGCCGCGCGTATCCGTCCGCCGCGTAACCGGCATTCACCTCGTTGACTTCTTCGATGATTTCGATGCTGCTCGGCGCGACGTAGTTGTTCAGCCAGTCGATCGAGTAGTCGCCCGCGATGGAGAACAGGTGCTCAAGCCCCAGTTGGCGGAGCCGGTCCACCAAATACTGTCCTACGGTGCAGGTCTCGGTCATGGTCGGGATACCTCCGTGGTCAGTAGTCGCTCGCGCCGCCGAACAGCCGGGGCATGTAGATGTCGAATATCCCCGGGCACTTGCGTTCGGGATACCGCTGGAGCATGAAACCCTTGAAGGCTTCGTCCGCCAACCCGTTGCCGATCGCCTGCCGAGCGGCCGAAAGGTACTCGATGTTGCGGGCGACTTCGTTCTTGTCGGCCGGCAGGCCGTGACCCGGCATGAACAGCTCGTAGTCCGACAGCAGCATTTCCTGGAGCACCCGGATCCAGTGGTCCATGTGCTTCGTCAGGTACAGATGGGTGCCGCTGTAGAGCAGGTCCTGAGCGAAATACACTCCCAGCTCGGGAAGCCTGATGGTCAGGTGGTAGTCGATTTCGGTGTCCGTCACCCGGTCGAAGACGTACCTGACCCCGTCGATCGTCTCCGTCCCGGGGCCGACGGCGTGCTTGGGCACGACTATCCGGTCCGGAACGAGGTCGCCGAGTTTCCAGTGGTCGCTTCTGGAGTCCTCTCCGTGCTCCTCGATGAAGCTCATGGTCTCGGGCAGCGCGTAGATCGCGACGTCGCTGAACGCTGTCCCCAGACCGAACCAGTGGTCGGGGTGCCGGTGGGAGAGGTACAGCCGTTCGATCGGCTTGCCGAGGCTGTCCGCGTAGTCCCTGAACGCCCTCGCATAGGGAACGAGGAACTGCCCGTCGACGAGGACCAGCTGGTTCCTGGTCTCGATGATGTGCGTGGCGTTCGCGATGTTGCTGTACGCGAAGGACGCCACGAAGGTGTGAATACGGACATCGCCCGCCCGCTTCACGACCATGATGAGGGGATCCGACACCTGGGCTAGCATTCGGGACCTTTCCGAGGTACTCGGGCGGAAGGAATGATGATCTGCTCTCGCAGTTCCTCCAGTGCGGCCCTCGCGACGTCGTAGGCGCTGTCGACGTCGGGCACCGGGTCGTCCTCACCGGGCCGCCAGAAGCGCCGGCGGGCCATGCGCATGGAACTGACGAACGGCGGGATCGCGTTGAACACCTCGATCAGGTACGGCCCGCGATACACCGGCTCGATCTCGTGCCGGACGATGTCCCACGGGATCCAGCTGTCTTTCACCGCACCCCGGTCGGGCGCGGATATGTGGACGTAGTGAAGCCGGTCCTGCCGGACGGCTCTCCCGACGTTCTCCTTGAAGACCGACGGGCCCTGGCTTTCCATCACGACCTGCGCGGTGTCGATCGTCACGCCGGCCTGCGAGGGCCCGAGGCCGTCGAGGAAGTCCAGTGCCTCCGACACCATGTTGGGCGGGGGCGTCTCCCAGCTCTTGACGGGCTCGATGGCGAGCTTCACCTCTCGCGCGGCGGCGTACTCCACCAGATCCTCGAAGACGGAACGCGCCGCGTGATAGCGCGCCTGCATCCAGTCCTGGAGGGCGTCGCTCCATATCGGCTCATCGGCGTCCGTGACCGGGAAGACGCCGTAGGGGTAGAGGAACGGCCCCGACATGATCGAGTCGCCGCCCAGGACCCGTGTGATGTCGACGCGTGACTTGAGGTAGGACAGGGCCTGCCTGCGCTGCTCCTCGTAAGGTGACGTCGGGTCGAAGGTCCGCGTGGTCCCGACGTTGGTCGTGAACTTCACGTCCCGCAGTCCTGCCCGGTCGAACGCTTTCCTGAGACCGGCGTAGCCGTCGGTCTCGAGCTTGTGGTCGACGGTCGCCGGCTGGGGGGCGATGTGCAGGTCGAAGCCGTCGTAGCCCATGTCCGTGAGGGCCTTCAGATGATTGATCAGGACCTGGGCGTAACCCGAGTCCTGCGGCCTCAGGTCGGCCGTGAACATGAAGAAGCTGAAGAACACGTCCCGTTCGAACGTCGCGTTCATTCCCTGTGTCCTCCGTTCGCTACCAGCCCAGGACGTCGGCGAGGTAGGCGCGGGCCTTCTTGGCGTACTCGAGCGGGACGGCCTTGTGCGGGTCCTGCTCGGCTTCCACGACCAGCCACCCCCGGTAGTCGGCGTCGGCCAGCACCTCGAGAATGGGCCGGAAGTCGATCGAGCCGTCTCCGGGCACGGTCCAGACGCCGAGCTCGACGCCCTCCTGGAACGACAGGCCCTCCTCCCGCACCCGGCTCACGACCTCGGGCCGGATGCTCTTGAGATGGACGTGACCGATGCGGTCGGCGTAGGCCTGGGCCAGGTCCAGCGGATCGTCGCCGGCGAAGGCGATGTGGCCGGTGTCGAGCAGCAGGTGGACCAGGTCCGGATCGGTCGAGGCCATCAGCCGGTCGACGTCGGCCCGGGTCATGACGCCGGTACCCATGTGGTGGTGGTAACTGAGCTTCATCCCGGCCGAGTTGGCGATCTTTCCGAGCTCGTTCAGGCCCGCCGTGAGGGCGTCCCACTGGGCGTTGGTGAAGACCGGGCGGTTGGCGAACACATCGACGGGGAGCAGGTGCGACGAAGCCCCGAACTCGGCCACGACCAGCTCGG encodes:
- a CDS encoding Smr/MutS family protein; its protein translation is MALLTLDLHPIFRNNRDIDVALRQTLFKAAATGVDVVQIIPGKGTGRLKKRVLAVLAQKHLRKLYVRVETDATNSGRVLIHLR
- a CDS encoding SDR family oxidoreductase gives rise to the protein METSADRPLCLVTGAGGYIGGRLVPELLAAGYRVRCLARSPGKLRDRPWAGEVEVVRGDVTDPASVGAAMRGVAVAYYLVHALGTGRGFEDTDRAGARVFGTQAAGAGVRRIVYLGGLTPAGVPERELSPHLRSRSEVGRILLASGVPTTVLRAAVIIGSGSASFEMLRYLTERLPVMVTPSWVRTRIQPIAVRDVLRLLVGSARMPADVNRAFDIGGPDVLTYRDMMLRYAAVVGLPRRVILPVPVLTPRLSSHWVGLVTPVPASIARPLTESLRHEVVCRENDITRYVPDPPGHPIGFDEAVRLALKRVREAEVATRWSSVSAARAPSDPLPTDPAWAGGSLYTDLRERPVHAPPEALWRVIEGIGGENGRHPPPLAWSVRGIADRLVGGVGTHRGRRDAHRLRVGDSVDFWRVEEIEPGRLVRLRADIRLPGLAWLEMYVGVDDTGRTRYRQRALFHPHGLLGHTCWWSLSPFHALLFGGMARNIARTAERADGHGLGDGTPPPGRTASPAVRRTG
- a CDS encoding TspO/MBR family protein; the encoded protein is MPVGGKPGSMELSGERTGIGRPSREGWRRYGVAAAAVTATAVTGARAVDADSAWYAALRKPSWQPPPWAFGAVWTPLYASIAWAAGHALGRTTTRRERTALAASLAVNLSLNAGWNWLFFARRSPVAGLADTLLLDLSNADLLRRTGRTDRAAARALIPYAAWCAFATALNASIARRNT
- a CDS encoding EthD family reductase encodes the protein MPTKITAIYENPKSPEAFEAGHQEQIALAKKIPGVQRIESAKVWPKEDGSATPAYRVLDMYFTDYDAASRAVTTEEASAFVAKVFELATGGVRLLFADVEEA
- a CDS encoding thiamine pyrophosphate-dependent enzyme, which codes for MTETCTVGQYLVDRLRQLGLEHLFSIAGDYSIDWLNNYVAPSSIEIIEEVNEVNAGYAADGYARLKGVGALCVTYSAGALCAVNAVAGAYVEKVPLVLINGTPSIKKTITFEQTGFSAHHFISGRETDLQSFEHITVAAVRVDSPDIAPTLIDYALTRCMSERRPIYIELLQDMVDLECEPPRGALKPTRILSDGTSLEQSVERISAQLERAENPLVWLGVEIDRLGLQDKAMRLVQQLNVPFVTELLSKSVLSEDDELFAGVLDGQASSKAVTDLATASDFVLALGVWLTDINSLGWEPDYDKTAFASFDAVKFGTYFGGQVALEHLLDGILAQEITPKARKLPERPARSAPTVGPSDVITYQGFYNFIQQYIDRNTIVSSDASMNYFGSLLLDVPRPGGFIVQSSYSSIGYSASAATGVCLAKRPDERVMVFTGDGGFQMTAQCLSTQTRFRLNPIIFVIDNGVYAVEQWLADASVFHADKPFYKQCVLHRWNYSMLSEVFGCRGWEVGTYGELTDAVMGALKNSDSPSIIQVRVPDKSIPDNAKWKTQ
- a CDS encoding MBL fold metallo-hydrolase, producing the protein MSDPLIMVVKRAGDVRIHTFVASFAYSNIANATHIIETRNQLVLVDGQFLVPYARAFRDYADSLGKPIERLYLSHRHPDHWFGLGTAFSDVAIYALPETMSFIEEHGEDSRSDHWKLGDLVPDRIVVPKHAVGPGTETIDGVRYVFDRVTDTEIDYHLTIRLPELGVYFAQDLLYSGTHLYLTKHMDHWIRVLQEMLLSDYELFMPGHGLPADKNEVARNIEYLSAARQAIGNGLADEAFKGFMLQRYPERKCPGIFDIYMPRLFGGASDY
- a CDS encoding sugar phosphate isomerase/epimerase family protein, with amino-acid sequence MNATFERDVFFSFFMFTADLRPQDSGYAQVLINHLKALTDMGYDGFDLHIAPQPATVDHKLETDGYAGLRKAFDRAGLRDVKFTTNVGTTRTFDPTSPYEEQRRQALSYLKSRVDITRVLGGDSIMSGPFLYPYGVFPVTDADEPIWSDALQDWMQARYHAARSVFEDLVEYAAAREVKLAIEPVKSWETPPPNMVSEALDFLDGLGPSQAGVTIDTAQVVMESQGPSVFKENVGRAVRQDRLHYVHISAPDRGAVKDSWIPWDIVRHEIEPVYRGPYLIEVFNAIPPFVSSMRMARRRFWRPGEDDPVPDVDSAYDVARAALEELREQIIIPSARVPRKGPEC
- the iolE gene encoding myo-inosose-2 dehydratase produces the protein MTGLADRLGPDKVKLGVCCTLWWNDDFPTIDAGIPFGQAVSEMALAGFQGCSIGHKYPSDAAVLKAALDLRGLQVSEPWTSTYFTIGRMRQKTIAAFEETLAHVKALGGTELVVAEFGASSHLLPVDVFANRPVFTNAQWDALTAGLNELGKIANSAGMKLSYHHHMGTGVMTRADVDRLMASTDPDLVHLLLDTGHIAFAGDDPLDLAQAYADRIGHVHLKSIRPEVVSRVREEGLSFQEGVELGVWTVPGDGSIDFRPILEVLADADYRGWLVVEAEQDPHKAVPLEYAKKARAYLADVLGW